One Salvelinus sp. IW2-2015 unplaced genomic scaffold, ASM291031v2 Un_scaffold16467, whole genome shotgun sequence DNA segment encodes these proteins:
- the LOC112080734 gene encoding mitochondrial intermediate peptidase, with protein MSACKRLLYIVKHRGIWPSIWRRNVTTWSPVGAAFNAKPHRRLELFEKNVGLFGVPELSSPAGFEVTTKRALKDTQELVDKVCSSPPGAVTVETFDQLSDGLCKVADLADFVKVAHPDPSFREAAEKTCIEIGTVVEKLNTNVDLCRSLKNLLDNKEVLAQLDPETRKVAELFMFDFAISGIHLDEKLRKEAVKLHVKLLDLNNEFLMGSHLPNRIAKSAIPEHIHCHFATEGSFIQIGGLHAESSNDLVREVAYRIFLYPNADLMECLEELLKCRNKLAKLVGYESYAHRALQGTMAKTPETVMNFLQLLTDKLSERTAIDFEMIKDMKTKLNXRNAELMPWDPPYFSGVLRAERYNIEPSLYSPYFSLGSCMEGLNSLFTQLYGVSIMSEHPSAGEVWNDDVRKLAVVHETEGLLGYIYCDFFHRANKPHQDCHFTIRGGRQCQESGQYQLPVVVLMLSLPLPTKSAPTLLTPSMMENLFHEMGHAMHSMLGRTRYQHITGTRCATDFAEVPSILMEYFATDYRVVNQFARHYQTGQPLPQSMVARLCESKKVCGAADTQLQIFYSALDQMYHGKPQNRSTTDILKDMQQKFYGLPYTPNTAWQLRFSHLIGYGAKYYSYLMSRAVASMVWKQCFVQDPLNRDMGERYRREMLAHGGGKEPMLMVEGMLQRQPTIEDFVDALVTDLNPDFETFIMDSTS; from the exons ATGTCAGCTTGCAAGCGTTTGCTTTACATTGTAAAACACAGAGGGATATGGCCATCGATATGGAGGAGAAATGTCACCACTTGGTCACCTGTAGGAGCTGCCTTCAATGCCAAACCTCACAGAAGACTTGAGTTGTTTGAAAAAAATGTG GGCTTGTTTGGAGTCCCAGAGCTGAGCTCCCCTGCTGGCTTCGAGGTGACCACTAAAAGGGCTCTGAAGGACACACAGGAGCTGGTGGATAAAGTCTGCAGCAGCCCTCCTGGAGCTGTTACTGTGGAGACTTTTGACCAACTCTCAGACGGCTTGTGCAAAGTAGCAGACCTG GCTGATTTTGTGAAAGTGGCACACCCGGACCCGTCCTTCCGTGAGGCAGCAGAGAAGACATGTATAGAGATCGGCACAGTTGTAGAAAA GCTCAACACCAATGTTGACCTTTGTAGAAGTTTAAAGAATTTGTTGGATAACAAAGAAGTTTTAGCTCAGTTGGACCCAGAAACAAG GAAAGTGGCTGAGCTGTTCATGTTTGACTTTGCGATCAGTGGAATTCATCTGGATGAAAAACTG CGGAAAGAGGCTGTCAAGCTTCACGTCAAGCTCTTGGATCTAAACAATGAGTTTCTTATGGGCTCTCACCTCCCAAACAGAATAGCAAAGTCAGCTATACCTGAGCACATTCATTGCCACTTTGCAACGGAGGGCAGTTTCATTCAGATTGGGGGTCTACACGCTGAGTCCTCTAATGACCTG GTTCGGGAGGTTGCCTATAGGATTTTCCTCTACCCAAATGCAGATCTGATGGAGTGTCTGGAAGAGCTGTTGAAATGCAGGAACAAACTGGCCAAACTGGTGGGCTATGAGTCTTACGCACACAGAGCTTTACAGGGGACCATGGCCAAAACCCCAG AGACTGTGATGAACTTCCTACAGCTACTGACGGACAAACTCTCCGAAAG AACCGCAATAGACTTTGAGATGATTAAAGACATGAAGACAAAACTCAACCRCCGTAATGCG GAGCTCATGCCATGGGATCCTCCATACTTCAGTGGTGTGTTGCGTGCTGAAAG GTACAACATTGAGCCCAGCCTCTACAGCCCCTACTTCTCCCTGGGGTCTTGTATGGAGGGACTGAACAGCCTCTTCACCCAGCTCTATGGAGTCTCTATCATGTCCGAACATCCAAGTGCAGGAGAGGTGTGGAATGATGATGTCCGCAAACTG GCTGTAGTTCATGAGACAGAGGGGTTGCTGGGATACATCTACTGTGACTTCTTCCACAGAGCAAATAAACCTCACCAG GACTGCCACTTCACCATCCGCGGTGGGCGGCAGTGCCAAGAGAGCGGACAGTACCAGCTGCCTGTAGTGGTGCTGATGCTGAGCCTGCCCCTCCCCACCAAGAGCGCCCCCACCCTGCTCACGCCGAGCATGATGGAGAACCTGTTCCACGAGATGGGTCATGCCATGCACTCCATGCTAGGGCGCACACGCTACCAACACATCACAG GAACCAGATGTGCCACTGACTTTGCTGAGGTCCCCTCTATTCTCATGGAGTACTTTGCCACTGATTATCGTGTAGTGAACCAATTTGCCCGCCATTATCAAACAGGACAG CCTCTGCCTCAGAGCATGGTGGCTCGTCTGTGTGAGTCCAAAAAGGTGTGTGGTGCGGCAGACACTCAACTACAG ATTTTCTACTCTGCTCTGGATCAAATGTATCATGGAAAACCCCAAAACCGATCAACGACTGATATCTTAAAGGACATGCAGCAGAAATTCTACGGCCTACCGTACACTCCAAACACG GCATGGCAGCTGAGATTCAGCCACCTCATTGGCTACGGGGCCAAGTACTACTCCTATCTCATGTCCCGCGCTGTGGCCTCCATGGTGTGGAAACAGTGTTTTGTTCAGGATCCTTTAAACAG ggaTATGGGAGAGCGCTACCGTAgggagatgctggcccatggggGAGGGAAGGAGCCCATGCTCATGGTGGAAG